Proteins found in one Hevea brasiliensis isolate MT/VB/25A 57/8 chromosome 18, ASM3005281v1, whole genome shotgun sequence genomic segment:
- the LOC110632606 gene encoding protein NRT1/ PTR FAMILY 2.10 produces the protein MEGKEEKSAPSSNEDHGINYKGVKAMPFIVGNEAFEKLGTTGTLANLLVYLTTVFNMKNITATLLVNFFNGTSNVAPLAGAFLSDTYFGRYNTLAFASICSLLGMTALTLTAAIYKLHPPKCEVKESAKCVGPTAWQFAFLLSGFGFLVLGAGGIRPCNLAFGADQFNPATKSGKQGINSFFNWYYFTFTFAMMISATFIVYIQSNISWGIGLAIPAFLMFMSCALFFVGSKLYVKVKPQGSPITSVVQVLVAAAKKRKLNLPDNPALSLFNYIPTNSINSRLVYTDQFRWLSKSAILTSEDQLNSDGSAANPWKLCSIQQVEEAKCVLRVIPIWSSAIIYFVAIIQQQTYVVLQALQSDRRLGNTGFQVPAASFIVFSMVSLTIWIPIYDRILIPSFRKLTHIESGITSLQRMGIGIVLSVLTMLVSAVVEERRRHLALTRLTLGIAPKGGAISSMSALWLVPQLTIAGITEAFNSIGQIEFYYKQFPENMRSVAGSFLFLGLAGSSYVSSFLISVVHHITATSQGGDWLSEDLNKGKLDLFYYLIAALGVLNFGYFLVFAKWYRYKGCNDSSSELSIEVKQQSQKHLV, from the exons ATGGAGGGCAAGGAGGAAAAATCAGCTCCATCAAGTAATGAGGATCATGGTATCAACTACAAAGGAGTTAAAGCCATGCCATTTATAGTAG GAAATGAAGCCTTTGAGAAGCTAGGGACTACTGGTACTCTAGCAAACCTATTGGTCTATCTCACAACTGTTTTCAATATGAAGAACATAACAGCTACTTTGCTTGTTAATTTCTTCAATGGCACCTCAAATGTGGCTCCATTAGCAGGTGCCTTCCTTTCAGACACTTACTTCGGACGTTACAACACTTTGGCCTTTGCTTCCATCTGTTCTCTTTTG GGAATGACTGCACTAACTCTCACAGCAGCAATCTACAAATTACACCCTCCAAAATGTGAGGTGAAGGAGAGTGCCAAATGTGTTGGGCCTACGGCTTGGCAGTTTGCCTTTCTACTAAGTGGGTTTGGATTTCTAGTCCTTGGAGCTGGAGGTATCAGACCTTGCAACCTAGCCTTTGGAGCAGATCAGTTCAATCCGGCTACTAAATCTGGCAAGCAGGGCATTAATAGCTTCTTCAATTGGTACTATTTCACCTTCACATTTGCTATGATGATATCCGCAACCTTCATTGTCTATATCCAATCAAATATAAGCTGGGGTATAGGTTTGGCCATTCCTGCTTTTTTAATGTTCATGTCCTGTGCACTTTTCTTCGTGGGTTCAAAACTTTATGTCAAAGTGAAACCTCAAGGCAGCCCTATAACTAGTGTGGTACAAGTGCTAGTCGCTGCTGCCAAGAAGCGAAAGTTAAATCTGCCTGACAACCCTGCACTTTCCCTTTTCAACTATATTCCAACCAATTCTATCAATTCGAGGCTTGTCTACACAGATCAATTCAG GTGGCTTTCCAAATCTGCAATTTTAACTAGTGAAGACCAACTAAATTCAGATGGATCAGCTGCCAATCCATGGAAACTCTGCAGTATCCAACAAGTAGAAGAAGCAAAATGTGTACTGAGAGTGATCCCAATATGGTCATCAGCCATAATTTACTTTGTTGCCATAATTCAGCAACAAACTTATGTTGTTCTGCAAGCACTTCAATCAGATAGAAGACTCGGAAATACTGGCTTTCAGGTGCCTGCTGCTTCATTCATAGTCTTTTCAATGGTAAGCCTGACCATTTGGATTCCTATCTACGACCGAATTCTGATTCCCTCTTTTCGAAAGCTCACCCATATAGAAAGTGGAATAACAAGTCTCCAGAGAATGGGAATTGGAATTGTTCTCTCAGTTCTTACCATGCTGGTTTCTGCTGTGGTGGAAGAGCGAAGGCGGCATTTGGCACTTACCAGGTTAACACTAGGCATTGCACCTAAAGGAGGAGCAATATCATCTATGTCTGCTTTATGGCTAGTTCCTCAACTAACAATTGCAGGAATAACTGAGGCCTTCAATTCGATTGGCCAGATAGAGTTCTACTACAAGCAGTTCCCTGAAAATATGAGAAGTGTAGCTGGTTCTTTCTTGTTTCTTGGGCTTGCAGGTTCTAGTtatgtgagtagttttcttatttcaGTAGTGCATCATATCACAGCAACATCTCAAGGTGGGGATTGGCTGTCTGAGGATCTTAACAAGGGGAAATTGGATTTGTTTTATTACTTGATTGCTGCTTTAGGAGTTCTCAACTTTGGCTATTTCCTAGTGTTTGCCAAGTGGTATAGATATAAAGGTTGCAATGACAGCAGCTCTGAGTTGAGCATAGAAGTAAAGCAGCAGTCTCAGAAGCACCTTGTTTAA